Proteins encoded in a region of the Flammeovirga yaeyamensis genome:
- a CDS encoding PAS domain S-box protein — protein MDKEHSTHITAEQNYFEIFEKAYESGDLPNFGLNAKGEIIFWNGAMHTLSDYYPEETIGKHYSDFFDIFHYEKTFSLNGLTQSLDARVKTRNGEELALKIGGVKVEHQDDERVYISVQNISKETYHVHDLVKSNTLMKELFSSSDEMVVVFNRQGLIQFASEKFRQLLNLNDQDLKSTVFIDLIPKEYQEKLLISLKLAEESTSDKKIELALETEGKTKITHCQINFKKEANNCYRLHLTDITEKKRKDREKEVIITFAKLLQQNFSISDLLEKVYLAMKLVVDIESFIVVRKKVFNAGMYIAFNNHTRSNNKKQVPASDFALHMVDVLNRPMFMYREVIEKLADQYNIKLDKVPEIWMGLPLVTNNQKMGMIVIQSFSNRKAFSKPDLNLFDLATGLLAAAIIRDQSQLKVRAQRAQLEAIFESGNQAIWTFNKKGEITRHNQRFAEIIKKYSNIELLQGMNLKDVIPEEMAPPEFWKDRLRSVFEGKSESFEFKFNTFAKEEQWHSISLNPVRMYSGDGEIIQEIAGVTKNITNRKKMELHLADSEELFRNIFETLQDVYFRTDLEGKFSLISPSVKDMLGEDQMHVVDKHVTDYYISESQLSRLMKELAVKKSVKNYESTVRNKKGEVRYILSNFRLIYNKDKEPAGVEGLARDITPIKQSEHELREAKDLAERSLEVKRQFLSNMSHEIRTPMNGVIGMVDLLGTTTLTQEQEKYVSTIKRSSEILLNILNDILDLSKIEAGKMELRPLPIDPRTTISKLIALFHQNAKNKNTVLSSNVSDSVPKVILADETRLLQILSNLTSNAIKFTDGGTVRIDVNGIQKFNGVYTLMFDVIDTGCGISPEGQKHLFKQFSQVEEDAYKRTKGGTGLGLSISQELCNMMSGDIGVESEVGKGSTFWFTIEVKEVNHLTPTNNAEDVQEIFSPKISVQQPKVLVVDDNSVNLMVAESILKKAGCNTTTANSGNRTLELLSDGHQFDMIFMDIQMPNMNGMETTQKIHKQFPEVKTPIIAMTAFTLQEEQEEFMKAGMDGFLAKPIKAHDLLQKVEQVIVQKIDEQLPMDNEVNENIEDIVPEIIEEETEEEKVPRTDVDMDENNHVIIDYSITAELAKYGGVELIELSFADFINEGDQLIHDLVEAKNSMNIVEIKSIMHTFKGTAATIGIMKLADKAKHSEQKLKTDDTTNLMEDIDDVFTLYEEFKITWNKNVGF, from the coding sequence ATGGATAAAGAACACTCCACCCATATAACCGCAGAACAAAATTACTTTGAAATTTTCGAAAAGGCCTATGAGTCAGGTGACCTTCCCAATTTTGGGCTTAATGCAAAAGGTGAAATAATCTTTTGGAATGGTGCTATGCACACCCTTTCTGATTATTACCCTGAGGAAACCATAGGAAAACACTATTCTGATTTTTTCGATATTTTTCATTATGAAAAAACATTCTCTTTAAATGGTCTCACTCAATCGCTTGATGCCAGAGTGAAAACTAGAAATGGAGAAGAACTTGCTTTGAAAATTGGCGGTGTGAAAGTGGAACATCAAGATGATGAACGCGTCTATATTTCTGTCCAAAACATTTCTAAGGAGACCTATCATGTACATGATTTAGTCAAAAGCAATACCTTAATGAAAGAGCTTTTTAGTTCTTCTGATGAAATGGTGGTTGTTTTTAACCGACAAGGTCTTATTCAATTTGCCAGCGAAAAGTTTCGACAACTTCTCAACTTAAATGATCAAGATCTCAAAAGCACTGTTTTTATTGATCTTATCCCAAAAGAATATCAAGAAAAACTTCTGATTAGTTTAAAGTTGGCAGAGGAATCTACTTCAGACAAAAAGATTGAACTTGCTTTAGAAACAGAAGGCAAAACTAAAATCACCCATTGTCAAATCAACTTTAAAAAAGAAGCCAACAACTGCTACCGACTTCACCTTACGGATATTACAGAGAAAAAACGTAAGGATAGAGAGAAAGAAGTGATTATCACTTTTGCCAAGTTATTACAACAAAACTTTAGCATTAGTGATCTTCTCGAGAAAGTCTATTTAGCCATGAAATTGGTGGTGGATATTGAAAGCTTTATCGTCGTTAGAAAGAAAGTTTTTAACGCCGGAATGTATATCGCTTTTAATAATCACACCCGCTCAAACAATAAAAAACAAGTCCCTGCCTCCGATTTTGCGTTACATATGGTCGATGTATTAAACAGACCTATGTTTATGTATCGTGAAGTGATCGAAAAATTGGCAGATCAATACAACATCAAACTAGATAAAGTTCCTGAAATTTGGATGGGACTACCTTTAGTCACTAATAATCAAAAAATGGGGATGATTGTGATACAATCTTTCTCCAATAGAAAAGCATTCAGTAAACCCGACTTAAATTTATTTGATTTAGCTACAGGTTTATTAGCCGCTGCCATCATTAGAGATCAATCTCAATTAAAAGTAAGGGCACAACGTGCACAATTGGAAGCAATCTTTGAAAGTGGTAACCAAGCCATCTGGACCTTTAACAAAAAGGGTGAAATCACTAGACACAATCAGCGCTTTGCGGAAATAATCAAGAAGTATTCGAATATCGAATTGCTGCAAGGCATGAATCTAAAAGATGTCATTCCTGAAGAAATGGCTCCCCCTGAATTCTGGAAGGATCGTTTAAGAAGCGTTTTCGAAGGAAAATCAGAATCTTTTGAATTTAAGTTTAACACTTTCGCTAAAGAGGAACAATGGCACTCAATTTCACTCAACCCAGTAAGAATGTACTCTGGGGATGGCGAAATTATTCAGGAAATAGCCGGTGTAACTAAAAATATTACCAACAGAAAGAAAATGGAACTTCACTTGGCCGATAGTGAAGAGCTTTTCCGTAATATTTTTGAAACCCTTCAAGACGTTTATTTTAGAACCGATTTAGAAGGTAAATTCAGCTTGATCTCTCCATCAGTGAAAGATATGTTGGGAGAAGATCAAATGCATGTGGTCGATAAACATGTCACCGATTATTACATCAGTGAATCTCAGTTATCGAGATTGATGAAGGAATTGGCTGTAAAAAAATCGGTAAAGAACTACGAAAGTACAGTTAGAAATAAAAAGGGAGAAGTGAGGTATATCCTATCGAACTTCCGTTTGATATACAATAAAGATAAAGAGCCCGCAGGAGTTGAAGGTCTGGCTCGTGACATTACCCCAATCAAACAATCAGAACATGAACTGAGAGAGGCAAAAGATTTAGCCGAACGTTCATTGGAGGTGAAACGTCAGTTCTTATCCAATATGTCCCACGAGATCAGAACACCTATGAATGGTGTTATTGGTATGGTAGATTTATTGGGAACAACAACACTCACTCAAGAACAAGAAAAATACGTCTCCACAATCAAAAGATCATCAGAAATTTTATTAAATATTCTGAATGATATTCTTGATTTATCAAAAATTGAAGCAGGCAAAATGGAGCTTCGTCCATTGCCTATCGATCCGAGAACGACCATTTCAAAATTGATCGCTCTCTTTCATCAAAATGCAAAAAACAAAAATACCGTATTAAGTTCGAATGTAAGTGATTCCGTACCTAAAGTTATTTTAGCTGATGAGACCCGCTTACTTCAAATCTTATCCAATTTAACTTCGAATGCCATCAAGTTTACAGATGGTGGAACTGTACGTATTGATGTAAATGGTATTCAGAAGTTTAATGGCGTTTATACGTTAATGTTTGACGTTATCGATACTGGATGTGGTATCTCTCCTGAAGGTCAAAAACATTTGTTCAAGCAGTTTAGTCAAGTTGAAGAAGACGCCTACAAAAGAACAAAAGGTGGAACAGGACTTGGACTATCCATATCACAAGAATTATGTAACATGATGAGTGGTGATATTGGTGTTGAATCTGAGGTTGGAAAAGGTAGTACTTTCTGGTTTACCATAGAGGTAAAAGAGGTCAATCACCTTACCCCAACGAATAATGCTGAAGATGTTCAAGAAATATTTTCTCCTAAAATTTCTGTCCAACAGCCTAAGGTACTTGTCGTAGATGATAACAGTGTCAATCTAATGGTTGCAGAAAGTATCCTAAAAAAAGCAGGATGTAACACAACTACAGCCAATAGTGGAAATAGAACTTTGGAGTTATTATCAGACGGACACCAGTTTGATATGATCTTTATGGATATTCAGATGCCAAATATGAACGGCATGGAAACTACCCAGAAAATCCATAAACAATTTCCAGAAGTGAAGACACCAATAATTGCAATGACTGCCTTTACCCTTCAAGAAGAACAAGAGGAGTTCATGAAAGCAGGTATGGATGGTTTCTTGGCAAAGCCTATTAAGGCACACGATTTACTTCAAAAAGTAGAACAGGTAATTGTTCAAAAAATAGATGAACAATTACCAATGGACAATGAAGTAAATGAAAATATTGAAGATATAGTTCCCGAAATAATAGAAGAGGAAACAGAGGAAGAAAAAGTGCCAAGAACAGATGTTGATATGGATGAAAATAATCATGTGATTATTGACTATTCAATCACTGCTGAGTTAGCAAAATATGGAGGTGTAGAGTTAATTGAATTATCTTTTGCCGATTTTATCAACGAAGGAGATCAATTGATTCATGATTTAGTTGAAGCAAAAAACAGTATGAATATTGTTGAAATTAAATCGATTATGCATACTTTCAAAGGTACAGCTGCCACCATAGGCATCATGAAGCTAGCGGATAAGGCAAAACATTCTGAACAAAAATTAAAAACGGATGACACCACTAATCTTATGGAAGACATAGACGATGTTTTCACTCTTTATGAAGAGTTTAAGATTAC